AATAAACCTGTAGGTTTAAATTGTAAAAATATAACTATTAATGCAAATATCATTACTCTTGCCATACTTGTTGTCGCAAAAAAGTTGATTGTGTTTGAAAGAGGCAAAGGCAAGTCTGGCCATATTGATAAGAGCCTTCCAGCTCCTATTAAATCTGTCATGATTCCTATTCCAAAGGAAGCAAGTACAGTTCCTAATAAATTACCTACTCCTCCAAGCACTACAACCATAAAACAACCAACTATGTAATTTCCTCCAACATTTGGCCCCACAGAACCTAAAAGTGATACTGCCACTCCAGCAACTCCTGCCAAGCCAGATCCTATTCCAAATGTAATTACATCCACTTTTTCAGTCGATATTCCTAGGCAATCGCTCATTTGACGATTCTGAGTTACTGCTCTTATACGCATCCCCCATGCACTTTGATTTAGAAATAATGTAATTGCTATTACAGAGATTAATGTAATCACAATTATCATTAGTCTTGTTTTAGGAAATGCAGTGCCAATAATTTCTACTTGACCTCTCATCCATGCAGGTGCTGTTACATCAACATTACGAGCACTTGCTCTACTAAGTTTGCTTATAGAAGATGAGATTACACCACCAGTCAGAGCACCACTTAAACCAGCAAAAATCCAAGAACTAAATTTAAAATATTTGAAATTGATTGATTCTTTTATTTTTGAAGGGAATATTGTTGGTAAAAATAAACCAATTATTAAACTTATAATTAAACCTGTCCCATAGGCTAATGGCACACTTCTAACAAATTGTTGAAGAATTAAGCTTACACCCCATGTAGCAAGAAGTGTTTCTAATGGACTTCCATAAAGCTTTCTTATTATTGTTTTTTCTAATAGAATACCTACTACACCACTAACTATGAAAGCAAAGAAAATTGAAACTATGATATAGGAATTATAGTAAGGTTTTAAGATGGGTAATTTGAAAATTAATTGTGTAACGTATGTTGTGTAGGCTCCAAGCATCATAAGTTCACCATGGGCTAGATTTATTACACCCATAAGCCCAAAAACAATTGCTAGTCCTAAAGCAGCAACAAGTAGTACAGATCCGATTGCTACACCATTAAAAAGACTATCTAGAAGTAACTCCAATTTAAAATTTAAAAATAGAAAAATTTGATTATATAAAATAAAAGGAGGTGTTAACCTCCTTTTATTTTGAAGTATGAGTTTAAATTTAATTAAAGCTTATACTTTTCTCCTTTTGAAGGATCTGTCCAATCACATGCATATCCTTTCGAGCTTGGATGCTTTTGGTTCCATGCTTGAGGAAGAACAACTCCTGTCTCTTCAAGAATTGTAAATCCACCTTCTGCATTGATTTCTCCAATTCTTACTGTTTGAGAGAGGTGGTGATTTGGCATAACTTCAACAGGTCCTTGTGGGGCATCAAACGTTTGTCCAACTAATGCCTCCCTTACTGCGTTGTCGTCGAATGTTCCAGCATCTTCAACTGCCTGTTTCCATAGATAAACCATATTATATGCTGATTCTTGAGGGTCAGCTACAACACGATCAGCTCCCCATCTTTTCTTGAAACTTTTAGCAAATTTTTTAGATGCAGGAGTATCAATTGACATCATGTAGTTCCATGCACCATAGTGACCTTCAAGGAATTCAGGACCAATAGTACTAATCTCTTCTTCCGCAATAGAATAATTCATTACGTAGTAGCCACTTGAAGGAGTAATTCCTGCGTCTTGGATCTGTTTAAAGAATGCAACGTTTTGGTCACCATTAAGTGTGTTAATGATAATTCCACCTTCAGGCAAAGCTTTTTTGATTTTTGAGATAATTGGAGCGACTTCAGTATTTCCTAATGGAAGGTAATCTTCTCCAACAACTTTACCGCCTAGCTGTTTTACCTGAGCTTTTGTAATTGTGTTGGAAGTTCTTGGGAATACATAATCTGAACCTACAAGGAAGAAATCTCCACCGGCCGCTGGAGAACGTTTATACATGAAATCTGTAGCAGGTTCTGACTGTTGATTTGGTGTGGCTCCTGTGTAGAAAATGTTGTTAGAACATTCCTGGGCTTCATATTGAATTGGGTAGTAAAGGAATGCATCCTTTGATTCGTAGACTGGTAACATTGCTTTTCTACTTGCAGATGTCCAACCACCAAATACGACAGGCACACCATCTTGGTCTATAAGTTTCTTGGATTTTTCAGCAAAAGTCGGCCAGTCAGAGGCTCCATCTTCAACTATGTACTCAATCTTGTAGCTTTTACCGCCAACTGTTACTCCGCCGGCAGCATTTATCTCTTCAATAGCCATTTTTTCAGTGTCAACAAGAGTTGATTCGGAAATCGCCATTGTTCCAGATAACGAATGCAAAATACCAACGGTTACAGTGTCATCGAAACTTCCGGAGGTTCCACCTCCACCACACGAAGTTGCTGTGACCGCGAGTGAGGCAGTAGCTAATCCTGCCAAAATACGCCTTGAAATTCTCATGAATTCGTTTAAATTAGGTAAATGATCCTCATTAAGGGGATAAAGTAAAAGTTATTAACGAGTGGCAATTACTTTTGTATCTGTCGTAACTTTTTGTTGAATCCAATATATAACTTATTATTATTTTTCTAGTCTCGATGATTAGGTATTTGCAATTTTAAAAATTGCGTTACTTCTTCAACGCCTTTGCCGTTACTTAGGTTCGTAAAAAACCAGGGTTTTCCCTTTCTCATTAATTCTGTATCACTTTTCATAATATTTAAATCTGCACCAACCATATTTGCTAAGTCAATTTTGTTTATTATTAACAAATCTGATCTAGTTATTCCGGGTCCACCTTTCCTAGGGATTTTGTCTCCTGCAGATACATCAATTACATAAATTGATAAATCTACAAGTTCTGGACTAAAACTAGCAGCTAAATTATCGCCTCCACTTTCTACAAAAATAAAATCTAAGGGATTATATTTATTTTCTAAATCAACTACTGCATTTTTATTCAAGGAACAATCCTCTCTTATTGCTGTATGAGGACAACCACCTGTTTCTACACCAATAATTCTTCCTTCTTCTAAAACTTTTTTATTTATAAGAAAGTTAGCATCTTCCTTAGTGTAGATATCATTAGTAACAACTGCTATCTCATAATTTTTTTTGAGACTTAAGCATAGAGTCTCTACTAATGCAGTTTTCCCTGAACCGACAGGCCCAGCAACTCCTACTCTCAATTTACTACTCATAAATTAATTTCTAAAAAGTTTTGTATATAGGTCTTTATGATTTTGTTGTGCCATAGCTAAACCTACATTGCCAAAATAGATGTCATCAATTTCTTTGTCCATAATTTCCTTAGAAACTGTAGAAATTATTTCTAGTAAATCTTTTTGAATTAATTGTGCTTTTGTTGAACCCATAGGAATAAGCCTTAAAGTTGCACTTAGTTGATTGGCACTCCATGCATATAAAAAATTCTCTACCATCTCCAATTTCGTAATTTCAAAAGAATAACAGGCCCAACTCCATGCTAAAGACCAAGAATTTTTTTTGTTTTTTTCAAAGAGATATTCAAATCCAAATTCTTTTGTTAAATTAAAAAGAGATTCTGACATTTGAAATTGTTGTTCTCTTATTTCGGCAGAATCCTTACTTGAGAGGATCCATTTATCCAAACTTAATAACTTTTGCAAATTATTTTTTATATTTTTTTTGTTTTTTATTTCATTGAAAATTTCAAAAAAATCTAATAATAGTCTTGCATCAAGTCTAATCTGGCCAATTAATAATTCATTCGTAATAAGATCTTTAACATACTCAGGTTCTTTTATATTTTTGCTATCAAAAAAACTTTCAAATCCCTCAGAATAACAAAATCCTCCAACGGGTAAATTAGGACTTATTAATAAATACTTTAATAAGTGACTTTCATTCATGGTAATGAGCTCCTGTTTCAGGAAAAAATTTTTTCTTTGTATTTGTTATGTCAACATTAAAATTATTAAGCATATCCTCAATAACGTAATCACTTTTTGTTAAAAGAATTTCTTTATCAATTTCTACTTCTACGTGTCTATTGCCTAAATGATATGCAGTTCTAATAAGTTCAAAATTAGAATCTGAACGTATTTCGATTAAATTTTCTTTTTTTGCAATTATCTCTACATAAAAGTTGGACTCATTCGTTGAAAGTATATCTCCATCATTTAATTTGCCTTTTCTAGGTAATTGTAAAAATACTTCTTGATCGCAATCAGTTATTCTTTTGCCTCGTAAGATTCGTCTTTCATCAGCACTTAAAGTAAGTTTTAAAAATGAACCTAATCCAGGTTTATCCTTAATCCAATCAGTTACAACAATTTGTTTGTTTATTCTCATAATCAAAATTTTTAGTTACTTTAATTTAGTAATTAAAGAAAACAATTTATGATTAAAACTTCATGGGAAGGTAATTGTTTCTTAAATTTTTTTAATAATAATGCAAGTTTGGGAAATGTTGATAAAACAATCTTTAAATCTAAATCAACTTCTCCTTATAAATTATTGAAGTCTACTAATGATCAAGAAGGCCGATGCATTTTACCTATTCTTCATACAGCAGGTGGATTGGTTGGAGGAGATTTGCTTGAATTTGAAGCAAATCTTGAGAAAAACTCTAAGGTTTTGTTAACCACTTCTTCAGCTCAGAAAGTATACGGATCGGTAGGCAGATCTAAAATTAATCCAGAGGGAGTTTTTTCTAAGCAAAAAAATCATATAACCATTCATGATAATTCTCATTTGGAATATCTCCCTCAAGAGACAATTATTTTTGCAAATGGTCTTTATGATCAGAAGTTTAAAGTATGTATTTCAGAAACTTCAAGTTTTTTATTTACTGATTTAATAAGACTTGGAAGATCTTCTTCTGGAGAAGCCATTGAAAATGGAGTTTTTAGATCCAAATTAGAAATTTTAAGAAACAACGATTTATATGATGATTGGGAATATGTTGATCAAATTGAATTATCTAAAGCGAGTTATGAAGCAAAGTCTGGCATGGATTATATGCCTGTCTTTGGATCCTTAATTTGGATTTGCGAAAAAGATTTTTCCAAATCAAAAATCAATAATTTAGTAGAAAACATAAAAAATATTTTTAAAGAAAGTGTAAGTCAATTATCTATAGGAATTCTTGAAAATGGTATTTCTGTACGATTCTTAGGGAGTTCTTCTCAAGATGCTAGGAAATGTTTTTTTTGTATTTGGAAACAAATTAGGTCTATTTGTGGATTTTGTGAGCCAAGATATCAAGGTGTATGGCCTTTACAAGATTCTATGAATTATTAATTATGTTCAGAGAGAACATTTTTTAAGATTTTATAGATTAATTTTTTATTATGCATCTTTCACCTCAAGAAAAGGATAAATTATTAATTTTTTCAGCTGCACTTTTAGCTGAAAGAAGACTTAATCGAGGTCTGAAGCTTAATTATCCTGAAACGATTGCTTTTTTAAGTTTTCAAGTTCTTGAAGGGGCAAGAGATGGCAAAAGTGTAAGTCAATTAATGTCTGAAGGAACTACTTGGCTTTCTAAATCACAAGTTATGGAGGGCATTCCTGAAATGGTTGATGAGGTTCAAATAGAAGCAGTTTTTCCTGATGGGACTAAATTAGTTACTATTCACAATCCGATTAATTAGTTATGAGTAAATTAATTCCTGGCGAAATAATTACTGAACAAGATGAAATCGAATTAAATCTTGGTAAGGAAGTCAAAACAGTAACAGTTTCGAATTCTGGAGATAGACCAGTGCAGGTTGGATCTCATTATCACTTTTTTGAAGCTAATAAGGCGTTAATTTTTCACCGAGAAGTAACACTTGGTATGCGTCTTGACATTCCTGCAGGAACAGCAATTAGATTTGAACCAGGAGATACAACAGATGTCAAATTAATTCCATATTTAGGTTTAAGAAAAGTATATGGTTTCAATTCATTAGTTAACGGTTCTTTAGATACTTAAAATTATGTCCTATAAAATTGACAGAAAAACTTATGCTCAAACTTATGGACCCACAATTGGGGATAGAGTAAGGCTTGCTGATACGGAACTATTTATAGAAGTAGAGAAGGATTTAACTATTTACGGAGATGAAGTTAAATTTGGCGGAGGTAAGGTTATTCGAGATGGGATGGGACAGTCTCAAGCGACTAGAGAAGATGGGGCTGTAGATACTGTAATAACTAATGCTTTGATTGTAGACTGGTGGGGAATAATTAAGGCCGATGTTGGTTTAAAGGATGGAAAGATTTTTGAAATAGGCAAAGCAGGTAATCCTGATATTCAAGATAAAGTAAATATTGTTATTGGTGCCTCCACAGAAGTAATAGCAGGAGAGGGGCATATTCTTACTGCTGGATCAATAGATACCCATATACATTTTATATGCCCCCAACAAATTGAGACAGCATTAGCTTCAGGAATTACAACTATGCTGGGAGGAGGAACTGGACCTGCAACAGGCACAAATGCAACTACCTGTACTCCTGGTTCTTTTCATATTTCTCGAATGCTTCAATCTGCAGAAGCATTCCCCATGAATTTAGGATTTTTTGGTAAAGGAAATTCAACAAACGAGAGGAATCTTATTGATCAAGTTGAAGCTGGTGCATGCGGATTGAAGCTGCATGAGGATTGGGGAACGACTCCATCCACAATAAATTCTTGTCTTAATGTTGCAGATAAGTTTGATGTTCAAGTTTGTATTCACACTGATACTTTAAATGAGGCAGGCTTTGTTGAAGATACCATCAATGCTATTGCAGGACGAACAATTCATACTTTTCATACAGAAGGAGCAGGTGGAGGTCATGCACCAGATATTATTAAAATTTGTGGAGAAAAAAATGTTCTTCCAAGTAGTACTAATCCAACAAGACCCTATACGAGAAATACATTAGAGGAACATCTTGATATGCTAATGGTTTGTCATCATTTAGATTCTAAAATTCCAGAAGATATTGCATTCGCTGAATCAAGGATCAGAAGAGAGACTATTGCGGCGGAAGATATCCTACATGATTTAGGTGCCTTCTCAATTATCGCTAGTGACTCTCAAGCTATGGGGAGAGTAGGTGAAGTAATAACAAGAACTTTTCAAACTGCTCATAAAATGAAAGTACAAAGAGGTCCGTTAGCTCAGGATTCTGATAGGAACGATAATTACAGAGTAAAAAGATATATTTCCAAGGTTACAATTAATCCTGCAATAGCCCATGGTATTAATAAGTATGTTGGGTCTATAGAAAAGGGAAAAATTGCAGATTTGGTATTGTGGAAACCTTCATTTTTTGGGGTTAAGCCCGAATTAGTTGTTAAAGGAGGTTCGATAGTTTGGTCCCAAATGGGTGATGCAAATGCTTCAATTCCAACCCCAGGTCCTGTACATGGGAGACCTATGTTTGCAAATTTTGGACAATCCCTCATTAAGAGTTCCTTCACTTTTTTAAGTAAAAATTCAATAGATCAAGATATTCCTAAAAAGTTAGGATTACAAAAGAATTGTATCGCTGTAGAAAATACAAGAAATATCAATAAATCACATTTAAAACTTAATAGTAAACTGCCAAATATTTCAGTTGATCCTCAAACTTACGAAGTTTTTTCCGATGGAGAACTTCTTACTTGTGAACCCCTTGATGAAGTCCCAATGGCTCAGAGGTACTTTTTGCTTTAGAAGTTTTTAATTAATTCTTTTTCGCTTGTCTTTATATCTTTTGAACCAGCAATAGCTAAATCATCCTGGAGTTTGTTCTCACAAGATAGAACTCTTGACCAACTTGGTAACTGCTGTGTAGTAGGGGAAGCTAGATAATCTTCTGTAGCAGGTCTTAATAGTTTTGCAAATTTTTGTACTGATAGCTCTTCTTCATGCCTATCGTATGGAAGTTGATTAACCGCTGAATCTAATCCAAATTGTTTTACTCGATCTTCTCCAACTCTTTTGTAAAGAACTTCTAAAGTTGCTAGTTGAGTGCTAGTTAAGGTCTCGGCCTGATGTTCCATAAGACCTCTTAAAACACTTGAAAGTATTTCTGTACACATTTTTTGCAATCCTTCTTTAGAAGAATCACCAATATTCTTATGTTTATGGTCAAATAAACCTAGGTCAACTTGCGCTATTTTGGAGGTCCTTACGTTTCTATAAACCTCTGATAATAAACCTATTTCTAAACCCCAGTCACAAGGTATTCTTAAATTCATGGCAAGGTCTTTAGTAAAAGCAAACTCACCTGCTAATGGATATCTAAATGATTGTAGATAGTGTAAAAAGGGCCCTTTCCCGACTAACTGCTCAAGACTTGCTAATAAGGGACCCACAAATAATCTTGTTGCCCTACCTTGTAATTGATTTGTTTCTAAAGATAACCTACTGTAAAAAGCTTTTACATAAGATATTCCATACGATTGATCTAGAAGTGGAAGTATCATTTTTGAAGGATACAAAGGACTAAAAGTTCTTATATCAGCGTCAAAAAGAGCAACAACGTCTGATTTTCTAGTTGCGACTCCTATGCCTTGCCATACAGCCCACCCTTTACCAGGAGTTCCTAAAAGTTCCAACCCATTTTTTTCTTGGTTTTTTAACAGCTCTATTACGTAAGGAGAATTAGTCCATTGAACGTGAACTGGGAATGGCATTGAGTCAAAAAATGATTTAGCCGCTTTAACTTGATCAACAGTTTTTGCAGAGAGAGCTATAACTAATTCATTTAAGCCTGTAAGGTTTTTTAAAACTTCTCTTATATCTTTTAATGCTGTGCGTTCAAATTCTTCAAATAAGCAAGGTATTAGAATGCTAGTTGATCTTTTTTTGAGACTTTTGTTTAATTCTATAAGTAAATCGCTAGTTACTCCATATTCATGTATTGTTGTGATTAAACCTTGTTGAAAGTCCATTTTCTAATTGATGTGCAGAATAGTGTTAATACTTCAATGATTTTTTCAAAGTGAAGCAAATTGATTCAGAGAAAAAATTAGATAGATTAAAACTTTATAAATTGTTGAAAACAATTTATTCAAATAATACTACAGAAGAAATTAATTTTATTTCAAATCAATTATTACAGATTTTAGATGATTTCTCAGAGAAATATGCTTATGAAGAAATAAGTAAAAAAGAAAGGTGGAATCAATCTCATTCGGTTTTAATAACTTATGCAGATAGTATTTATAAAAATGGGGAGGCAACATTAATTACTCTTCGAGAATTGTTAAGTAAACATTTTGGCAGCCTTTCGAAAGTTGTACATATTCTTCCTTTTTTGAAATCGACAAGCGATGGGGGTTTTGCAGTCTCAAGTTATGATTCCCTAGAAGAAAAATTTGGCTGTTGGGATGATCTCAAAAGTATTTCTAAAAATCATTTTTTAATGGCTGATTTAGTACTAAACCATGTTTCATCATCTCACCCATGGGTTCAACAATTTATTAAATCCAAAGAACCAGGAATATCAAATGTTTTTTCACCAGAACAAAATCTTGACTGGTCAAATGTTGTTAGACCAAGAAGTTCATCATTGTTTTCTCTAATAAATACTGAAGATGGTCCTAAACAAGTTTGGACAACTTTTGGTCCAGATCAAATAGATTTGAATTGGCATAATCCAAAAATGACTCTTGAGTTCTTAAATTTAATTATTACTTATTTATCTAATGGAATTAAATGGTTTAGGCTTGATGCTGTAGGTTTTATTTGGAAGGAATCTGGAACAACATGCTTGCATTTGCCAAAAGCACATTCAATTGTAAAAATTTTAAGACTATTATTAAATAATCTTCTTGAAGATGGAGTTTTAATAACAGAAACTAATGTTCCTCAGAAAGAAAATTTATCTTATCTTATTCCAGAAGATGAAGCACATATGGCTTATAATTTTCCGTTACCTCCTCTCCTCTTGGAGGCGATTATCACTTCAAGAGCTGATATTTTAAACTCATGGATTTTTGATTGGCCAAAATTACCTGACGATACTACTCTTTTTAATTTCACTGCATCACATGATGGTGTTGGGTTAAGAGCTCTGGAAGGTCTAATGAATCAGCAGAGAATTAATAATTTATTAATTAATTGTGAGAAAAGAGGAGGACTAGTAAGTCATAGACGTTTATCAAATGGTGATGATAAACCTTATGAATTGAATATTAGTTGGTGGAGCGCAATGGAAGACTCGAGTAGAGATTCTAATAGATTCCAGTTTGAGAGATTTATCTTGACTCAATTATTAGTAATGGCCCTGAAAGGTATACCTGCCTTTTATTTGCCAGCATTACTTGCTTCAGAAAATGATATCAAAAGTTTTTCTATGACAGGTCAAAGAAGAGACCTGAATAGAGAAAAATTTAAACAAGACAATCTTTTATCTGTTTTAAATAATCCAGAATCTTATGCTAATAAAAACCTAAAATATCTTCGTAATGCTATGGATCTCAGGTCAGAACTAAAGCAATTTCATCCTTGTTCAGAAATGAAATGTTTGTCTAAAGGTAGAAGCGATATTGTTGTCTTAAAAAGAGGTAAAGGTCCTGATTCTGTTTTTGCAATCCATAATATGACAGAAAACAAGATTAATTATCAATTGAATGATATTGATTTACCAGAAATAAAAGATAATCATTTTAATATGCGAGATTTTTTAACATCCACTAAATACAATTGGAAAAATATTAGTCTTGACCCTTTTCAAGTTATTTGGCTAGGTGTTATTTAAAATGATTGAGAATTCTTCACTTTGGGTTGTTACAGACGTAGATGGTACATTAATGGATCACTCGTATGATTTAACACCTGCTAAAGAAACTATAAAAACACTACAAAAATTGTCAATTCCTGTAATTCTTTGTACAAGCAAGACAGCATCTGAAGTAGAGGTTATTAGAAAGCAACTAAATTTAAAGGATCCTTATATTGTTGAAAATGGTGCAGCGATATATGGTGAATATCTTGAAATGGTTAATGGAGAAATTATCCTTGGGAAAAAATACGAATTACTTGAAGAAATTTTAAACTTTATTTCTAAAGAAATTGATTACAAACTTATTCCACTTAATAATCTCACTGATAAAGAAGCGACTCAGCTTACAGGCTTAAAAGGCAATTCATTGAACTTAATGCGTGATAGGCATTGGAGTATGCCTTTTCTAAATCCTCCCAGTTGTTTAGAAGAAAAAATTAATATCTGTTGTAAAAAGTTTGAAGTTGATATTTACAAAGGAAACAGAATGAGTCATTTATTATCTACAAATTCGAATAAAGGAAAGGCAATTAATGCTCTTAAAAAATATTCAAATATTCAAAAAGTTGAAATTATAGGTTTGGGTGATTCTCCAAATGATTTGCCATTACTTTTAAATTCAGATATAAGGATTGTTATTCCGGGGATAGATGGACCTAACTTGAATTTACTTCAAAAATTAAAAGATTTTGAATTTACTTTGGCTTCTGAACCTAATGGATATGGTTGGAAAAATGAAATTAATAAATTGATAAATAAGAGAGAACTAATTTAGAAACATGGAAGATTTAGATATTAATTTTTCTCTTGATAAATTTGAAAAATTAATTATTGATATTGGTTGGGAGTCCTCGGAAGATTGGTTCAATTTTTGGAATAATCAAAAAAATATTCTTTCAATTGATCAATATTGGAATAATAAAGTAAATGATGATTGGATTTGGGGTTTGGCTTTGCCTCTTTTATCTCAGGCTTACATATTTCAAAAGAAATTTTCTGATAGAAAAATAATTGGGATTTCAGCTCTCCCTGGTACAGGTAAAACAACATTAGGTAAATGGCTTGAAGCAATATCGTTAAAATTAAATTTCAAAATTTCTGTTATTTCAATAGATGATTTTTATCTCCCTTCAGATGAAATGAAATTAGCCATTAAGAATAATCCTTGGAATGTTTCAAGAGGTTTTCCTGGTAGTCATTCAATAAAATTAATGCATGAAAAATTATTAAATTGGAAAAAAAATGGAGAATTAAATGTACCTGTTTTCGACAAATCTTTAAGAAATGGATTAGGAGATAGATCCCATTGGAGGTTAGATAATCCTGAATTATTAATTATTGAGGGATGGTTTTTGGGAATAGAGCCTTCCTCTAGCGATGTTAATCACCAACATATAATTTCAGCAGAGTTGAGTCCTCAGGAATCTTCTTATATAGGTAATATTCAATCTAATTTAAATAAATATTTAGATGTTTGGAGTTTAATAGATAATATTTGGCACTTAAAACCTTTGAAATTTGAATATATGAATACTTGGAAAACAAATCAAGAAAAAGAAATGCTTTTACAGAAAGGAAACGCCCTTAAAGATGTAAAATTAAATAATTTTTTGAGAATGCTTAATGTTTCCATTCCTCATAAAAGTTTTGATGTTATAAATTCTTATGCGTTGTTATTAATTGATCAAGAAAGAAATTTACTTGAGACTAGATTAAATTTGTAGTATTTTTTGAATTTTTTTTTTCAGTAATTTTTTATACATTTTTTGTGTATCCAATTAGTGTTAAATAGTGTTTAATTTGTTGTTCAGAGATGGTTGAGTTCACTTACAAAAATGAAGGTTGTAGAATGGTAGTCTTAAGATGTATTGGTCCAACAAATTTTTTTTTAGAGAGAGTATTGTTCCCGACTGACATTCTTACTTTTATGGCCCCAAACGACTCTAGAGTTGAAATCTGGGGAAATGAATTATATGGCCCTAAGTTGGAAGAAAGAATAAGAGTTTCATCTGATAATGAGGATTCGAGTTTAGTGGCCTAAAATCAAAATCATGAAATTGTCTTCGAGTCACAATCTTTTACAAATAACTAATTTTTATTGATATTATCAAACTAGTTTGGTTTTAATAATGTATCAATTTTCTTCTTTTGCAATAGGAAGTTTTGTTCCCTCAGCCGCTATTGCAGGAGTTTTACTTTTAGTTGGTTTAGGAGCCTTCTTTTATCTTGGGATCAAAGGACCTACCTATTATTAATA
This window of the Prochlorococcus sp. MIT 1314 genome carries:
- a CDS encoding glycosyl transferase, which gives rise to MDFQQGLITTIHEYGVTSDLLIELNKSLKKRSTSILIPCLFEEFERTALKDIREVLKNLTGLNELVIALSAKTVDQVKAAKSFFDSMPFPVHVQWTNSPYVIELLKNQEKNGLELLGTPGKGWAVWQGIGVATRKSDVVALFDADIRTFSPLYPSKMILPLLDQSYGISYVKAFYSRLSLETNQLQGRATRLFVGPLLASLEQLVGKGPFLHYLQSFRYPLAGEFAFTKDLAMNLRIPCDWGLEIGLLSEVYRNVRTSKIAQVDLGLFDHKHKNIGDSSKEGLQKMCTEILSSVLRGLMEHQAETLTSTQLATLEVLYKRVGEDRVKQFGLDSAVNQLPYDRHEEELSVQKFAKLLRPATEDYLASPTTQQLPSWSRVLSCENKLQDDLAIAGSKDIKTSEKELIKNF
- a CDS encoding sugar phosphorylase produces the protein MKQIDSEKKLDRLKLYKLLKTIYSNNTTEEINFISNQLLQILDDFSEKYAYEEISKKERWNQSHSVLITYADSIYKNGEATLITLRELLSKHFGSLSKVVHILPFLKSTSDGGFAVSSYDSLEEKFGCWDDLKSISKNHFLMADLVLNHVSSSHPWVQQFIKSKEPGISNVFSPEQNLDWSNVVRPRSSSLFSLINTEDGPKQVWTTFGPDQIDLNWHNPKMTLEFLNLIITYLSNGIKWFRLDAVGFIWKESGTTCLHLPKAHSIVKILRLLLNNLLEDGVLITETNVPQKENLSYLIPEDEAHMAYNFPLPPLLLEAIITSRADILNSWIFDWPKLPDDTTLFNFTASHDGVGLRALEGLMNQQRINNLLINCEKRGGLVSHRRLSNGDDKPYELNISWWSAMEDSSRDSNRFQFERFILTQLLVMALKGIPAFYLPALLASENDIKSFSMTGQRRDLNREKFKQDNLLSVLNNPESYANKNLKYLRNAMDLRSELKQFHPCSEMKCLSKGRSDIVVLKRGKGPDSVFAIHNMTENKINYQLNDIDLPEIKDNHFNMRDFLTSTKYNWKNISLDPFQVIWLGVI
- the yedP gene encoding mannosyl-3-phosphoglycerate phosphatase-related protein YedP, with protein sequence MIENSSLWVVTDVDGTLMDHSYDLTPAKETIKTLQKLSIPVILCTSKTASEVEVIRKQLNLKDPYIVENGAAIYGEYLEMVNGEIILGKKYELLEEILNFISKEIDYKLIPLNNLTDKEATQLTGLKGNSLNLMRDRHWSMPFLNPPSCLEEKINICCKKFEVDIYKGNRMSHLLSTNSNKGKAINALKKYSNIQKVEIIGLGDSPNDLPLLLNSDIRIVIPGIDGPNLNLLQKLKDFEFTLASEPNGYGWKNEINKLINKRELI
- a CDS encoding kinase codes for the protein MEDLDINFSLDKFEKLIIDIGWESSEDWFNFWNNQKNILSIDQYWNNKVNDDWIWGLALPLLSQAYIFQKKFSDRKIIGISALPGTGKTTLGKWLEAISLKLNFKISVISIDDFYLPSDEMKLAIKNNPWNVSRGFPGSHSIKLMHEKLLNWKKNGELNVPVFDKSLRNGLGDRSHWRLDNPELLIIEGWFLGIEPSSSDVNHQHIISAELSPQESSYIGNIQSNLNKYLDVWSLIDNIWHLKPLKFEYMNTWKTNQEKEMLLQKGNALKDVKLNNFLRMLNVSIPHKSFDVINSYALLLIDQERNLLETRLNL
- a CDS encoding DUF1830 domain-containing protein; this encodes MVEFTYKNEGCRMVVLRCIGPTNFFLERVLFPTDILTFMAPNDSRVEIWGNELYGPKLEERIRVSSDNEDSSLVA